From Hymenobacter sedentarius, a single genomic window includes:
- a CDS encoding LytR/AlgR family response regulator transcription factor has translation MSSLPPLKCIAVDDEPLALGLVASFIEKTPFLDLVGRFGSAVEALKYLHENPGVVELAFLDIQMQELNGLELARVLGPTGPRVIFTTAYSQYALDGYRVDALDYLVKPFNYEEFLRAAGKARAYAELTAQHATGAPTAGPEEEEYLFLKAEYQLVRVALSDILYVEGLKDYVKVHLKSTPRALLSLMSLKAMEEKLPARRFMRIHRSFIVALDKIEAVRRLTVQIGAVTIPVGDQYKDAFLQFLSRWS, from the coding sequence ATGAGCAGCCTGCCGCCCCTCAAATGCATCGCCGTCGACGACGAGCCGCTGGCCCTGGGCCTGGTCGCGTCGTTTATCGAAAAAACGCCGTTTTTAGACCTGGTTGGGCGGTTTGGCAGCGCGGTAGAAGCCCTGAAGTACCTGCACGAAAACCCCGGCGTGGTGGAGCTGGCGTTTCTCGACATCCAAATGCAGGAGCTCAACGGCCTGGAGCTGGCCCGCGTGCTGGGCCCCACCGGCCCGCGTGTCATCTTCACCACCGCCTACAGCCAGTACGCCCTCGACGGCTACCGCGTCGACGCCCTCGACTACCTCGTGAAGCCATTCAACTACGAGGAATTTCTGCGGGCCGCTGGCAAAGCCCGCGCCTACGCCGAGCTCACGGCCCAGCACGCCACCGGCGCCCCTACGGCCGGCCCTGAGGAAGAAGAATACCTCTTTCTCAAAGCCGAATACCAACTGGTACGCGTGGCCCTGAGCGACATTCTCTACGTCGAAGGCCTGAAGGACTACGTCAAAGTGCACCTCAAAAGCACCCCCCGTGCCCTGCTCTCCCTCATGAGCCTCAAGGCGATGGAAGAGAAACTGCCCGCCCGGCGCTTCATGCGCATCCACCGCTCGTTCATCGTCGCCCTGGACAAAATCGAGGCCGTGCGGCGCCTCACCGTCCAGATTGGAGCGGTTACCATCCCGGTGGGAGACCAATACAAAGACGCGTTTCTGCAGTTCCTGAGCCGCTGGAGCTGA
- a CDS encoding sensor histidine kinase: MAVLTPRRFLTPLIHVLVWGLFGLTFLLFQPLTGRLTMPPQFWLKQGLMFCVWIATFYFTAKVSVPRFLFQGRTELFVLALVATTVAVLFFSKFLESALNLPELMDKAFRAAAGRPRLGRNGPRIDTMGLLTTMFVLGISTSTTVVQKWQKDAQIRQMLEQQRVSSELSVLKAQINPHFFFNTLNNIYALTLLDGEQARTAIHRLSRMMRYVLYDTAGGFTLLSQEIAFVQDYITLMQLRLDDRVTVTFERPEPVRDVPVAPMLLLPFLENAFKHGVAATQSSSIYIALRQPAPDVVELEVRNTRLTLPSTDLSGSNGIGLANTRRRLDLLYPGQFNLLVDDHTATNEFRVHLTLHVA; encoded by the coding sequence ATGGCCGTTCTCACTCCCCGACGTTTCCTCACCCCGCTGATTCACGTGCTGGTGTGGGGGCTGTTCGGGCTCACGTTTTTGTTGTTTCAGCCCCTTACGGGCCGGCTCACCATGCCTCCGCAGTTTTGGCTGAAGCAGGGGCTGATGTTCTGCGTCTGGATTGCCACGTTCTACTTCACTGCCAAGGTGAGCGTGCCCCGGTTTCTGTTTCAGGGGCGCACCGAGTTATTTGTGCTGGCGCTGGTGGCCACCACGGTGGCGGTGCTGTTTTTCAGCAAGTTTCTGGAGTCGGCCCTGAACCTGCCCGAGCTGATGGACAAGGCGTTTCGGGCCGCCGCGGGCCGGCCCCGGCTGGGCCGCAACGGCCCGCGCATCGACACGATGGGCCTGCTCACCACCATGTTTGTGCTGGGCATCAGCACCAGTACCACAGTGGTTCAGAAGTGGCAGAAAGACGCTCAAATCCGCCAGATGCTGGAGCAGCAGCGGGTTAGCTCCGAGCTGTCGGTGCTGAAGGCTCAGATCAACCCGCACTTCTTCTTCAACACCCTCAACAACATCTACGCCCTCACGCTGCTCGACGGCGAGCAGGCCCGTACGGCCATTCACCGGCTCTCGCGCATGATGCGCTACGTGCTCTACGACACCGCCGGCGGCTTCACGTTGTTGAGCCAGGAAATTGCCTTCGTGCAGGACTACATCACGCTAATGCAGCTACGGCTCGACGACCGGGTGACCGTCACCTTCGAGCGCCCCGAGCCCGTGCGCGACGTGCCCGTGGCGCCCATGCTGCTGCTACCGTTCCTCGAAAATGCCTTCAAGCACGGCGTGGCCGCTACGCAATCCAGCTCCATTTACATTGCCCTGCGCCAGCCTGCGCCCGACGTAGTGGAGCTGGAAGTGCGCAACACCCGCCTCACGTTGCCCTCCACCGACTTGTCGGGCAGCAACGGAATTGGGCTGGCCAACACCCGCCGCCGCCTCGATTTGCTGTATCCCGGCCAGTTCAACCTGCTGGTCGACGACCACACGGCCACCAACGAGTTTCGGGTTCACTTAACCTTACACGTCGCATGA
- a CDS encoding glycosyltransferase family 4 protein, with protein MKYQTEFESLLGQHAEHEATPQLAVLCLSGSLGGLELNSLKFAGWMQERGWRITFFAPPATPLAKLSEEWFVPMEILAVRRGLKLPLTAWALKEQLERLHIEVLVVTQNKDLALATLVKTLMGGRLRVIYQQHMQLGRPKRSLVHTLRFRLVDAWLTPLPGLAQEVARLTRFETQRLHIVPLGLPLEQFAAPTRTTAQARQELDLPEHGRLLGILGRLDAGKGQAFVIEVLHHLRTQLNHDASLLIMGESTRNEGEAYYEQLKQQVVRLGLQDRVHFRGFRANPSVFYKAIDVFVLASENETYGMVTLEAMAAGVPVVATATGGTVELVQHGKTGLLYLRGDVAACARAVRRCSDEPAPTRARVELAQLERWRYSHHRQCALTEDIIRALSPVPAAAAPALPRLKLPIAINAAFSKVAAGGQKPLILRHS; from the coding sequence ATGAAATACCAAACGGAATTCGAAAGCTTACTTGGCCAACATGCCGAGCACGAAGCCACGCCGCAACTGGCCGTACTCTGCCTCTCCGGAAGCTTGGGCGGGCTGGAACTGAATAGCTTAAAATTTGCGGGTTGGATGCAGGAGCGCGGCTGGCGCATCACCTTTTTTGCGCCGCCCGCTACGCCCTTGGCCAAGTTGTCCGAAGAATGGTTTGTGCCGATGGAAATATTGGCCGTGCGCCGCGGCTTGAAGCTGCCGCTCACCGCCTGGGCCCTAAAGGAGCAGCTTGAGCGCCTGCACATTGAGGTGCTGGTCGTGACGCAGAACAAGGACCTCGCGCTCGCCACCTTGGTCAAAACCTTAATGGGTGGCCGGCTGCGGGTGATATACCAGCAGCACATGCAATTGGGGCGACCCAAGCGCAGCCTGGTGCACACGCTGCGCTTTCGTCTGGTCGATGCCTGGCTGACGCCTTTGCCGGGCCTGGCGCAGGAAGTAGCCCGCCTCACCCGCTTCGAAACCCAACGCCTGCACATTGTGCCGCTGGGGCTGCCGCTGGAGCAGTTTGCCGCGCCCACCCGCACCACGGCCCAGGCCCGCCAGGAACTGGACCTGCCCGAGCACGGCCGCCTGCTGGGCATCCTAGGGCGCCTCGACGCCGGCAAAGGGCAGGCCTTTGTCATTGAGGTGTTGCACCACTTGCGCACCCAACTCAACCACGACGCGAGCCTGCTCATCATGGGAGAATCTACGCGCAACGAGGGCGAAGCTTACTATGAGCAGCTCAAGCAGCAAGTGGTCCGGTTGGGGCTGCAAGACCGGGTGCATTTCCGGGGCTTCCGCGCCAACCCCAGTGTTTTTTATAAAGCCATTGATGTGTTCGTGCTGGCCTCCGAAAACGAAACCTACGGCATGGTCACCCTCGAAGCCATGGCCGCCGGCGTGCCTGTAGTGGCCACCGCCACCGGCGGCACCGTAGAGCTGGTGCAGCACGGCAAAACCGGCCTGCTGTACCTGCGCGGCGACGTGGCCGCCTGCGCCCGCGCCGTGCGGCGCTGCAGCGACGAGCCGGCGCCCACCCGCGCCCGCGTAGAGCTAGCCCAACTCGAGCGCTGGCGCTACTCGCACCACCGCCAGTGTGCCCTTACCGAGGATATCATCCGGGCGCTCAGTCCCGTCCCCGCCGCAGCGGCCCCAGCCTTGCCCCGGCTGAAACTGCCAATAGCCATCAATGCGGCCTTTAGTAAAGTGGCTGCGGGCGGTCAAAAACCTTTAATCTTACGCCATTCCTGA
- a CDS encoding T9SS type A sorting domain-containing protein, translated as MFDGAVTPAAKVTLDFVSPETVGQLQFISNVNATFSIDADRTLNINNIASGADFIIAAGSSLTVTNIGVAAAGAVMLLNAGATATIAGKLVFEGVNNVNAAHHLQGSGTNSIEFVSGSVFTGGQNFSGYAFGNSTALQNSVVFHNGSRYEQYSGSAPFALGQPSSVTTFEPASYYLFAPTGYTQAGFSGRTYGSFEYNIANTNTATISFPVTFTGNLIVAKGTIAINATGGVNIKGNVLVNGTSTLTFGPASATVVQFNGTTAQTIGGTAGAAALTLGDFAQVTIDNPAGVVLQRPITLKNQLTLANGKVTTDATNLLTLSSTALLSGGNDNSFVNGPLARVIGVVSTNTDFLMPIGKGNAYRPLTFRLTQTAESTYTAEQMEGSPGGAMSGFSLINLTPLKRVSRVRWYRLTSSNQANSNTSGKITLSFGPDDGVNDPTDPGFVVASRSSISSNSWINLTNTADTGSPSSPFGSFVSGTVSSKFFDVLTSPADFALGSTSSNTNLGTAINPLPVELTSFTARRQANAVAVRWATASEKNSAYFELQRSLTGSEFVTVGKVEAHGNSTVPNTYAFHDEKAPVGVLYYRLRQVDNDGKVAFSPIVTVSSPGVSTEVVLYPNPAKSLVSFMATTTTPYHVLNQVGQVQMRGIAEAGTAVVEVSKLLPGVYLLELQTAQGRVVRKFIKE; from the coding sequence GTGTTTGACGGTGCTGTGACACCGGCCGCCAAAGTCACATTAGACTTTGTCTCGCCCGAAACCGTTGGGCAACTGCAGTTCATTAGTAATGTGAACGCAACGTTCAGTATCGATGCTGACCGTACGCTGAACATCAACAACATTGCTTCGGGTGCTGATTTCATTATTGCCGCCGGTTCCTCTCTGACGGTGACAAACATCGGTGTTGCCGCAGCAGGCGCCGTAATGCTATTGAATGCTGGTGCCACGGCTACGATTGCTGGTAAATTGGTTTTTGAGGGGGTGAATAACGTTAATGCAGCGCATCATCTGCAGGGCAGTGGTACCAACAGCATCGAATTTGTAAGCGGCAGTGTGTTCACCGGCGGGCAGAACTTTTCTGGTTATGCTTTTGGGAATTCAACTGCTCTGCAAAATTCCGTAGTGTTTCACAATGGCTCACGTTACGAGCAATATTCCGGTTCGGCGCCCTTCGCGTTAGGTCAGCCCAGTAGCGTTACGACCTTCGAGCCAGCTAGCTATTATTTATTTGCTCCAACCGGGTACACCCAGGCAGGATTCAGCGGCCGTACGTATGGCTCGTTCGAATACAATATCGCCAACACGAATACCGCAACTATATCATTTCCTGTGACTTTTACGGGCAACCTAATTGTTGCAAAAGGCACTATTGCCATCAATGCGACCGGCGGCGTTAACATCAAGGGCAATGTGCTGGTAAACGGCACCAGCACCCTTACATTCGGTCCAGCTAGCGCTACGGTGGTCCAGTTCAATGGCACCACCGCGCAGACAATTGGTGGCACCGCTGGGGCAGCAGCCCTTACACTCGGCGATTTTGCCCAAGTGACAATTGACAACCCAGCTGGTGTGGTGCTTCAACGGCCTATTACCCTGAAAAATCAGCTCACCCTTGCCAATGGCAAAGTGACCACGGATGCAACTAACCTGTTGACGCTGAGTAGCACCGCCTTGCTAAGTGGCGGCAATGATAACAGCTTTGTGAACGGCCCGTTAGCCCGTGTCATTGGTGTAGTAAGTACAAACACCGATTTCCTGATGCCAATCGGTAAAGGGAATGCCTACCGCCCGCTAACGTTCCGGCTTACGCAAACGGCCGAAAGCACTTACACCGCCGAGCAGATGGAGGGGAGCCCCGGAGGGGCAATGTCCGGATTTAGCCTTATAAATCTTACGCCCCTCAAACGCGTTTCCCGGGTGCGGTGGTACCGGCTCACCTCATCGAACCAAGCTAACAGCAACACCAGTGGCAAAATCACGCTCTCCTTCGGGCCCGACGATGGGGTAAACGACCCCACTGACCCAGGTTTTGTGGTGGCGTCCCGTTCCTCCATTTCTTCTAACTCCTGGATTAATCTCACCAATACTGCTGATACCGGTTCCCCTAGTTCCCCCTTTGGCTCGTTTGTATCGGGCACCGTGTCGTCTAAGTTTTTTGATGTTCTGACAAGTCCTGCGGATTTTGCTCTTGGCTCCACCAGCAGTAACACCAACCTCGGGACTGCTATAAATCCACTACCGGTGGAGCTCACCAGTTTCACGGCCCGGCGCCAAGCAAACGCCGTTGCCGTGCGCTGGGCTACGGCTAGTGAGAAGAACAGCGCCTACTTCGAGTTGCAGCGCAGCCTTACCGGCAGTGAGTTCGTCACGGTTGGCAAGGTGGAAGCTCATGGTAACAGTACGGTACCAAACACCTACGCTTTCCACGATGAAAAGGCCCCGGTCGGTGTGCTCTATTACCGCTTGCGGCAGGTGGATAACGATGGCAAAGTGGCATTTTCGCCAATTGTTACCGTGAGTTCGCCCGGCGTCAGCACTGAGGTGGTTCTTTACCCCAACCCAGCAAAGAGCCTGGTTAGCTTCATGGCAACCACTACCACTCCTTACCACGTACTCAACCAAGTAGGGCAAGTGCAGATGAGGGGCATTGCCGAAGCCGGCACCGCTGTTGTGGAAGTAAGCAAACTACTGCCTGGCGTCTATTTGCTCGAACTGCAAACTGCCCAAGGGCGGGTGGTGCGCAAATTCATTAAAGAATAG
- the pulA gene encoding type I pullulanase, with translation MIRQFLLLVLLFAAPTAPAQSLPDYAKYPTYNGPDLGLTWRAGQATLRVWAPTAEALHLRLYTAGTGGAPTADHLMRKAEGGTWTCTLPAGTTGFYSVQATIKGKAMAEVADPYAHAVGLNGQRGAVLNPASAQPPGWSDDLRPALKQPTDIVIGEVHVRDLSMHPQSGIREKGKFLGVAQLGTRGPNGVTTGLDHLVELGLTHVHLLPTNDFASIDEAAPASANRYNWGYDPLNYTVSEGTYATDAADPAVRIREFKQLVGNLHSQGLRVVLDVVYNHTSNAARSAFEQLVPGYYYRHNPDGSLSNATACGNEVASERPMVRKLIVESVAYWAREYHADGFRFDLMGVLDIETMRALRVALDLQDHSIFVYGEGWTAGPSPLPEARRAVKANMPKLPRIAAFGDELRDGVKGHYARQNEPGFASGQPGLEESVKFGIVAATQHPQLNYAKVNYSKAPWASSPAQAINYVACHDDRVLWDKLTVSNPGASEAELIKMDLLSNTIVFTSQGVPFLPVGDEFLRTKGGSHNSYNQPDSVNQLDWGRKAKYQAVFEFYRRLIALRSAHPAFRLPTAELIQEHLEFLPNLPAGTIAYRLKDHAGGDKWQNIVVLFNGNRTAVNMPIPDGKYTVILRGDQLNEKGLGKVEQAGAALQLPASTAMILVQ, from the coding sequence ATGATTCGTCAGTTCCTGCTGCTTGTGCTACTTTTTGCCGCTCCCACCGCTCCGGCCCAGTCCCTCCCCGACTACGCGAAGTACCCCACCTACAACGGCCCCGACCTGGGCCTGACCTGGCGAGCCGGCCAGGCCACCCTCCGCGTGTGGGCGCCGACCGCCGAGGCGCTGCACCTGCGCCTCTACACCGCGGGCACGGGCGGTGCCCCCACAGCCGACCATCTCATGCGCAAGGCCGAAGGCGGCACCTGGACCTGCACCCTGCCCGCCGGCACCACCGGCTTCTACTCGGTGCAGGCCACCATTAAGGGAAAGGCCATGGCCGAAGTGGCCGACCCGTACGCCCACGCCGTGGGCCTGAACGGGCAGCGCGGCGCCGTGCTCAACCCCGCCTCCGCGCAGCCCCCCGGCTGGTCCGACGACCTACGCCCGGCCCTGAAGCAGCCCACCGACATTGTGATTGGCGAAGTGCACGTGCGCGATTTGAGCATGCACCCGCAGTCGGGCATCCGGGAGAAGGGCAAGTTTCTGGGCGTGGCCCAACTCGGCACCCGCGGCCCGAATGGCGTGACCACCGGCCTCGACCACCTCGTGGAGCTGGGCCTAACCCACGTGCACCTGCTGCCGACTAACGACTTTGCCTCCATCGACGAAGCCGCGCCCGCCAGTGCCAACCGCTACAACTGGGGCTATGACCCGCTGAACTACACCGTATCCGAAGGTACCTACGCCACCGATGCCGCCGACCCCGCCGTGCGCATCCGCGAGTTCAAGCAGCTGGTGGGGAACCTGCACAGCCAGGGCCTGCGCGTGGTACTCGACGTGGTGTACAACCACACGTCTAACGCTGCCCGCAGCGCCTTCGAGCAGCTGGTACCCGGCTACTACTACCGCCACAACCCCGACGGCAGCCTGAGCAACGCCACCGCCTGCGGCAACGAAGTGGCCTCCGAGCGGCCCATGGTGCGCAAGCTTATCGTGGAATCGGTGGCGTACTGGGCCCGCGAATACCACGCCGACGGCTTCCGGTTCGACCTGATGGGCGTGCTCGACATTGAAACCATGCGCGCCTTACGCGTGGCCCTCGACCTGCAGGACCACAGCATTTTCGTGTACGGCGAAGGCTGGACCGCCGGCCCCTCGCCCCTGCCCGAAGCCCGCCGCGCCGTGAAAGCCAACATGCCCAAGCTACCCCGCATCGCAGCCTTTGGCGACGAGCTGCGCGACGGCGTGAAGGGCCACTACGCCCGCCAAAACGAGCCGGGCTTTGCCAGCGGCCAGCCTGGGCTGGAGGAAAGCGTGAAGTTCGGCATCGTGGCCGCCACCCAGCACCCGCAGCTCAATTATGCCAAGGTGAACTACTCCAAAGCGCCCTGGGCATCGTCGCCGGCCCAGGCCATCAACTATGTGGCCTGCCACGACGACCGGGTGCTCTGGGACAAGCTCACCGTATCGAACCCCGGCGCCTCCGAAGCGGAGCTCATCAAGATGGATTTGCTGAGCAACACCATTGTGTTTACCTCGCAGGGAGTGCCGTTTTTGCCAGTTGGCGATGAGTTTTTGCGCACCAAAGGCGGCTCACACAATTCTTATAATCAGCCGGATAGCGTCAATCAGCTCGACTGGGGCCGGAAGGCCAAGTACCAGGCGGTGTTTGAGTTCTACCGCCGCCTCATTGCCTTGCGCAGCGCTCACCCTGCCTTTCGCCTGCCCACCGCGGAGCTGATTCAGGAGCACCTGGAGTTTCTGCCCAACCTGCCCGCCGGCACCATTGCCTACCGCCTGAAAGACCACGCCGGCGGCGATAAATGGCAGAATATTGTGGTGCTGTTTAATGGCAACCGCACGGCAGTAAACATGCCGATTCCGGATGGCAAATACACAGTGATTTTGCGCGGCGACCAGCTCAACGAGAAGGGCCTGGGCAAAGTGGAGCAGGCCGGCGCCGCGCTGCAGCTGCCCGCCAGCACGGCCATGATTCTGGTGCAATAA